One Chitinophagaceae bacterium genomic window, ATTATTATGAAAAAATCAATTTACTTATTTCTAAGCCTTTTGTTTAGCTATAATGCTTTTGCACAAATTAGCATTTCAAAAGAAAATTTCCCTAAAATTGGAGACACCATAACATTAGCTAATGACACTACACAAATTAGTATTGGCAGTGCCGGAGCGAATCAAATTTGGGACTTTTCCATGCTGGAAAATCACGGTGAATATTCAAGTTATTTTATCGACCCTGCAAACACTCCATTTGCGAATTCTTTTCCAAACAGCAATATAGCCGTTATTTCAAGCGAAGACAGTGAAGAATTTTATGTATTCATAGATATTAGTGAGGATGGTATTTATTTACTGGGTTTTGCTGATAACAGTGAAACACCACCTTTTGTAGTAGAATTTGAAACACCAAGACAAATCTATGAGTTTCCTTTTACCTATGAAGATAATTTTTCACAATCTTACTCTGAGCTAATATTTCAGGACACAACCTCTCTTATAGGAGCAGATTCAGTAAGATTTTATCAAAAAACAGAAAGAGTAGTGTATATTGATGGATACGGGACTGTCTATCTGCCAAATGACACTTTAGAAGCATTGAGAGTCCGTGAAGTTGAATATAATGTAGATTCTACACAAGTTCTTTTTGGTGGTTCATGGACTAATTTAGAAGTATTAAGGGATACTTTTATTAGTTATCAATGGTATAGTGATCTTACAATTTCCGGTTGGGCATTGGTTACTATCAATCTAGATAATTA contains:
- a CDS encoding T9SS C-terminal target domain-containing protein, with product MKKSIYLFLSLLFSYNAFAQISISKENFPKIGDTITLANDTTQISIGSAGANQIWDFSMLENHGEYSSYFIDPANTPFANSFPNSNIAVISSEDSEEFYVFIDISEDGIYLLGFADNSETPPFVVEFETPRQIYEFPFTYEDNFSQSYSELIFQDTTSLIGADSVRFYQKTERVVYIDGYGTVYLPNDTLEALRVREVEYNVDSTQVLFGGSWTNLEVLRDTFISYQWYSDLTISGWALVTINLDNYNDVSGTAEWYENIPNQISSVPNRIKNDNLISIYPNPASEYISVKFEKNTDSNYRLNLYDLKGQLIKTQNINQQNNRIELNGISKGMYIYSIQKNGNIPQHFGKLNIQ